The Candidatus Methylomirabilota bacterium genome has a segment encoding these proteins:
- a CDS encoding gamma-glutamyl-gamma-aminobutyrate hydrolase family protein yields the protein MSRSAPLIGVSTSITVAKHPERAYLNSAYLHAVQQAGGVPVPLPPQLSAASLEQLGAGLHGLFLTGGGDVDPALFGEAPHHTLYDVAPARDTLETAALTLALRRGLPVLAVCRGIQVLNVALGGSLHQDVGTDPGTEIPHSQTEPRDQPTHKVKVTPGSRLAEMLGTDELEVNSMHHQAIKRLGRGLTAVAWAPDQVVEGAELDDPTRFVLGVQWHPEELVGHSEPARRLFAALVAAARRS from the coding sequence ATGTCGCGGTCCGCTCCGCTCATCGGCGTCAGCACGTCGATCACCGTCGCCAAGCATCCCGAGCGCGCGTACCTGAACTCGGCGTACCTGCACGCGGTGCAGCAGGCGGGCGGCGTGCCGGTGCCGCTGCCTCCGCAGCTCTCCGCCGCATCGCTCGAGCAGCTGGGGGCCGGGCTCCACGGCCTGTTCCTCACCGGTGGCGGCGACGTCGATCCCGCGCTCTTCGGCGAGGCCCCTCATCACACGCTCTACGATGTGGCGCCGGCGCGCGACACCCTCGAGACCGCGGCGCTGACCCTGGCTCTGCGCCGCGGGCTGCCGGTCCTCGCGGTGTGTCGCGGCATCCAGGTGCTCAACGTGGCGCTGGGCGGCAGCCTCCACCAGGACGTCGGTACCGATCCCGGTACCGAGATCCCGCACAGCCAGACCGAGCCGCGGGACCAGCCCACCCACAAGGTGAAGGTGACGCCGGGCAGCCGGCTCGCCGAGATGCTCGGCACCGACGAGCTCGAGGTCAACAGCATGCACCACCAGGCGATCAAGCGTCTCGGACGCGGACTCACCGCGGTGGCGTGGGCGCCCGACCAGGTCGTGGAGGGCGCGGAGCTGGACGACCCGACCCGCTTCGTCCTCGGCGTGCAGTGGCACCCCGAGGAGCTGGTGGGCCACTCCGAGCCGGCCCGGCGTCTCTTCGCCGCTCTCGTGGCCGCGGCCCGCCGGTCCTGA
- a CDS encoding aminotransferase class I/II-fold pyridoxal phosphate-dependent enzyme, with the protein MVGKERVEDLAIAGGPPAFRESLHVGRPNIGDRARLLERINDLLDRRWLTNDGRYVRELEAELARRIGVRHCLAVCNATLGLQLAARALDLSGEVIVPAFTFVATAHALQWLGIAPVFADIDPRTHNIDPAHVEALVNERTTGILGVHLWGRACDVRALAAIARRHRLRLLFDAAHAFGCSHDGRSLGSFGDAEVLSFHATKYVNSFEGGAVTTDDDTLAARVRAMRNFGLAGGDRAASLGTNAKMSEVAAAMGLTSIEGAEEVAAINRAHHAAYRRGLAGVPGLAVVTYPDGERHNHQFVVLEIDAGPAGLHRDDLDEVLRAEGILARRYFHPGCHRAEPYRSRPSASELPHTDAVAARVLSLPTGPAVDVESIALICRIIRLAVDAADRVRAHVANARRGRGAEGVC; encoded by the coding sequence ATGGTCGGCAAGGAGCGGGTGGAGGATCTGGCGATCGCGGGCGGGCCGCCCGCGTTCCGCGAGTCCCTCCACGTCGGCCGCCCGAACATCGGTGATCGCGCCCGCCTGCTCGAGCGCATCAACGACCTGCTGGACCGGCGCTGGCTCACCAACGACGGCCGCTACGTCCGCGAGCTCGAGGCGGAGCTGGCCCGGCGGATCGGGGTGCGCCATTGCCTGGCGGTCTGCAATGCGACCCTCGGGCTGCAGCTGGCCGCCCGCGCCCTCGACCTGTCCGGCGAGGTGATCGTACCGGCCTTCACCTTCGTGGCCACCGCCCACGCGCTGCAGTGGCTCGGCATCGCGCCGGTCTTTGCCGACATCGACCCTCGCACCCACAACATCGATCCCGCGCACGTCGAGGCCCTCGTGAACGAGCGGACCACCGGCATCCTCGGCGTGCACCTGTGGGGCCGGGCCTGCGACGTGCGCGCGCTCGCCGCGATCGCGCGCCGCCACCGCCTGCGCCTGCTCTTCGACGCGGCCCACGCCTTCGGATGCTCGCACGACGGACGCAGCCTGGGCAGCTTCGGCGACGCCGAGGTGCTGAGCTTCCACGCCACCAAGTACGTGAACAGCTTCGAGGGTGGCGCGGTCACCACCGACGACGACACGCTGGCCGCGCGCGTCCGGGCCATGCGCAACTTCGGCCTCGCGGGCGGAGATCGGGCGGCCTCGCTCGGCACCAACGCGAAGATGAGCGAGGTGGCCGCGGCCATGGGCCTCACGTCGATCGAGGGCGCGGAGGAGGTCGCCGCGATCAACCGCGCTCACCACGCGGCGTATCGCCGCGGGCTCGCCGGCGTGCCCGGCCTCGCGGTGGTGACCTATCCGGACGGCGAGCGGCACAACCACCAGTTCGTCGTGCTCGAGATCGACGCGGGGCCGGCCGGCCTCCATCGCGACGACCTCGACGAGGTGCTGCGCGCCGAGGGCATCCTCGCGCGTCGGTACTTTCATCCCGGATGCCACCGTGCGGAGCCGTATCGGTCCCGTCCGAGCGCGAGCGAGCTGCCGCACACCGACGCGGTGGCCGCGCGAGTCCTGTCGCTCCCCACCGGTCCCGCCGTGGACGTGGAGAGCATCGCCCTGATCTGTCGGATCATCCGGCTCGCGGTGGACGCGGCCGACCGGGTGCGCGCGCACGTGGCGAACGCCCGGCGCGGCCGGGGCGCCGAGGGCGTGTGCTAA
- a CDS encoding NeuD/PglB/VioB family sugar acetyltransferase, whose amino-acid sequence MSRSLEDPGKHKLIILGTRTFAEEVADLVSDSDEYALEAFGENWERERCGRPLLGRPVIWVDDLAPLAATHYAVCAIGTPQRSRFVDQAARLGFRFAILRHPAARVSRTAGLGGGSIVSVAAVIAAHAVIGDHVIVNRGALIGHHTRVGDFTTISPGANVAGSVEIGAGSYIGIGAVISDHVKIGAGCVVTAGAVVIADVPDRTQVGGVPARALRTLGGDA is encoded by the coding sequence GTGAGCAGATCCCTGGAAGACCCCGGCAAGCACAAGCTGATCATCCTCGGCACGCGGACCTTCGCCGAGGAGGTGGCCGATCTCGTGAGCGACAGCGACGAGTACGCCCTCGAGGCCTTCGGCGAGAACTGGGAGCGGGAGCGCTGCGGGCGTCCGCTGCTGGGCCGCCCCGTCATCTGGGTGGACGACCTCGCGCCCCTCGCGGCCACCCACTACGCGGTCTGCGCGATCGGCACCCCGCAGCGGTCGCGCTTCGTGGACCAGGCCGCGAGGCTCGGGTTCCGGTTCGCGATCCTCCGGCACCCCGCCGCGCGGGTCTCGCGCACCGCGGGCCTGGGCGGCGGCTCCATCGTGAGCGTGGCGGCGGTGATCGCGGCCCACGCGGTGATCGGCGATCACGTGATCGTGAATCGCGGCGCCCTGATCGGCCATCACACTCGCGTCGGCGACTTCACCACCATCTCGCCGGGGGCCAACGTCGCGGGCTCCGTGGAGATCGGGGCGGGCAGCTACATCGGGATCGGCGCGGTCATCTCCGATCACGTCAAGATCGGCGCCGGCTGCGTGGTGACCGCCGGGGCGGTGGTGATCGCGGACGTGCCGGACCGCACGCAGGTCGGCGGCGTGCCCGCGCGCGCGCTCCGGACCCTCGGGGGAGACGCCTGA
- a CDS encoding glycosyltransferase family A protein: MKPLVSVVIAAYNSGAWLIEAVESALAQTWPRREVIVVDDGSTVDLWALLEPYKSAVTHIRQENAGAGAARNTGVRAASGDFIAFLDHDDVWLPDKLATQIAVAARHPESGLIVCDGVQFDGERILRESLYSPTLRRRFAAATGTEITDRFYYEFLDSNQVACPAQTLIPRAVMERTGVLATTRGEASDLDYYLRIAHDYPVTFLRDRLVRWRYLASSVSGPAERRSIEWAVMAVSVLSRHRALCAPQHRSMVASRLGEIARGAALKAFHYGYRQDRAYARASLLKLRRLAPRESRAALYLAALALPPAVVTALAQCWRQARGLWRAAD; the protein is encoded by the coding sequence TTGAAACCCCTGGTCAGTGTGGTCATAGCCGCCTACAACAGCGGCGCGTGGCTCATCGAGGCCGTCGAGAGCGCGCTCGCCCAGACCTGGCCGCGCCGCGAGGTCATCGTGGTGGACGACGGCTCCACGGTGGACCTGTGGGCGCTCCTCGAGCCGTACAAGTCGGCCGTCACGCATATCCGTCAGGAGAACGCGGGGGCGGGGGCGGCCCGCAACACCGGCGTCCGGGCGGCCTCGGGCGACTTCATCGCGTTCCTGGATCACGACGACGTCTGGCTCCCCGACAAGCTCGCGACTCAGATCGCGGTAGCCGCGCGGCACCCGGAGAGCGGTCTCATCGTGTGCGACGGCGTGCAGTTCGACGGTGAGCGGATCCTGCGCGAGAGCCTCTACAGTCCGACGCTCCGGCGGCGGTTCGCCGCGGCGACCGGAACCGAGATCACCGATCGCTTCTACTACGAGTTCCTCGACAGCAACCAGGTCGCGTGCCCGGCCCAGACCCTCATCCCGCGGGCGGTGATGGAGCGCACCGGCGTCCTGGCCACGACCCGTGGCGAGGCCTCGGACCTCGACTACTATCTGCGAATCGCGCACGACTACCCGGTGACGTTTCTCCGGGACCGGCTGGTGCGGTGGCGTTATCTCGCTTCCAGCGTGTCCGGGCCCGCGGAGCGGCGGTCGATCGAATGGGCGGTGATGGCGGTGTCGGTGCTGAGCCGTCACCGGGCCCTCTGCGCGCCGCAGCACCGCTCGATGGTCGCGTCGCGCCTGGGCGAGATCGCCCGCGGCGCAGCGTTGAAGGCGTTCCACTACGGATACCGGCAGGATCGTGCCTACGCGCGGGCGAGTCTCCTCAAGCTGCGGCGACTGGCCCCGCGGGAATCCCGCGCTGCGCTCTACCTGGCCGCCTTGGCCCTGCCCCCCGCGGTGGTGACGGCCCTCGCGCAGTGCTGGCGGCAAGCGCGCGGCTTGTGGCGGGCGGCCGATTAG
- a CDS encoding LLM class F420-dependent oxidoreductase translates to MRIGVVFPQTEIGQDPSVIRDYAQAVEALGYTHILAFDSVVGANPDRPGGWDSPYDYRHPFHEPFVLFGFCAAVTRRIELVTGVLVLPQRQTALVAKQAAAVDVLSGGRLRLGVGVGWSPVEFEALGETLDNRGQRIEEQVHVMRALWTSELVTYEGRWHRVLDAGLNPLPVQRPIPLWMGGEHETVLRRMARLAAGWITLQTVRPGPAMQETIDRLHGLVREAGRDPATFGIEGRVALARLAPDQHEPEMAAWRAMRGITHLCVNTMGSGLTRPEDHVKALERFRAHC, encoded by the coding sequence ATGCGCATCGGCGTTGTCTTCCCGCAGACGGAGATCGGCCAGGACCCGTCGGTGATCCGCGACTACGCGCAGGCCGTGGAGGCCCTGGGCTATACGCACATCCTCGCCTTCGACAGCGTGGTCGGCGCCAATCCCGATCGGCCGGGCGGCTGGGACAGCCCCTACGACTACCGGCACCCGTTTCACGAGCCGTTCGTGCTGTTCGGCTTCTGCGCGGCGGTCACCCGCCGCATCGAGCTGGTCACCGGCGTGCTCGTCCTGCCCCAGCGCCAGACCGCGCTCGTCGCCAAGCAGGCCGCGGCGGTGGATGTCCTCTCGGGCGGCCGGCTGCGTCTGGGCGTCGGCGTCGGCTGGAGCCCGGTGGAGTTCGAGGCGCTGGGCGAGACGCTCGACAATCGCGGCCAGCGCATCGAGGAGCAGGTCCACGTCATGCGCGCGCTCTGGACCAGCGAGCTGGTGACCTACGAGGGCAGGTGGCACCGCGTGCTCGACGCCGGCCTCAATCCACTGCCCGTGCAGCGGCCCATTCCGCTCTGGATGGGCGGCGAGCACGAGACGGTGCTCCGCCGCATGGCCCGCCTCGCCGCCGGCTGGATCACACTGCAGACCGTCCGGCCCGGCCCCGCCATGCAGGAGACCATCGATCGCCTCCACGGGCTGGTCCGCGAGGCCGGCCGCGATCCGGCCACGTTCGGCATCGAGGGACGGGTGGCCCTGGCCCGGCTGGCGCCGGACCAGCACGAGCCGGAGATGGCGGCGTGGCGGGCGATGCGCGGCATCACGCACCTCTGCGTGAACACGATGGGCTCTGGCCTGACCCGTCCCGAAGACCACGTGAAGGCCCTCGAGCGCTTCCGCGCGCACTGCTAA
- a CDS encoding gamma-glutamyltransferase: MTLDSAQYQRSAAPAGSGPMNQVMGRQWIVSAGHPLAAQAAARVLAAGGNAIDAGVAAGLMLGVVHPDMVSFAGVAPILVHLAATGETFEVSGVGPYPRRASAEYFRTQHGGDMPAGLLRTVVPASPDAWCVALQRWGTRSFADAVAGALECAEHGFPTSAFSASIMANNAERYQRFPTSAAIFLPGGKPHAPGQLFVQAELAATIKEMVAAELRAAKRGRVGAIQAARDAFYKGDIARRIADYHAREGGLLAYEDLADFHAEVAPALTTTFHDYEVAACGFWCQGPVFLQMLNLIEPYDWPALGHNTPRALHILVEAMKLAFADREAYYGDPRFVHVPAEALLSKAYADLRRGLIREDRAWPDMPPAGDPEGKAAVRNGHGAASKVGAPSAAGTLDTSYVSVIDAEGNAFSATPSDPGGVDSPVVPGVGCVVSPRGSQGWLVPGHASEVAGGKRPRLTPAPSMVLRDGRAFMAFGTPGGDVQQQAMLQVLLNSTAFGMRPQQAIEAPRLATRSFPDSFWPHTNSPGRLDVEARIAPDTRAALAQLGHVINDWPDYDWRAGAVCASVVGPHGTRLGGADPRRGAHSIGW; the protein is encoded by the coding sequence ATGACACTCGACTCCGCGCAGTACCAGCGCAGCGCTGCACCGGCCGGCTCGGGCCCGATGAACCAGGTGATGGGGCGGCAGTGGATCGTGTCGGCCGGCCATCCGCTCGCAGCCCAGGCCGCGGCGCGCGTGCTTGCCGCTGGCGGCAACGCGATCGACGCCGGAGTCGCCGCCGGTTTGATGTTGGGCGTCGTCCATCCCGACATGGTGAGCTTTGCGGGCGTCGCCCCCATCCTGGTCCACCTCGCGGCGACGGGCGAGACGTTCGAGGTCTCCGGGGTCGGGCCCTATCCGCGCCGCGCCAGCGCCGAGTACTTCCGGACGCAGCACGGCGGCGACATGCCGGCCGGCCTGCTGCGCACGGTGGTGCCGGCGTCGCCCGACGCGTGGTGCGTGGCCCTGCAGCGCTGGGGCACGCGGTCGTTCGCCGACGCGGTCGCCGGCGCGCTCGAGTGCGCCGAGCACGGCTTCCCGACCTCGGCGTTCTCGGCGTCGATCATGGCCAACAACGCCGAGCGGTATCAGCGCTTCCCGACCTCGGCCGCGATCTTCCTGCCCGGAGGCAAGCCGCACGCGCCGGGCCAGCTCTTCGTGCAGGCGGAGCTGGCCGCCACCATCAAGGAGATGGTGGCCGCGGAGCTGCGCGCTGCCAAGCGTGGCCGCGTCGGCGCCATTCAGGCCGCCCGCGACGCCTTCTACAAGGGCGACATCGCGCGCCGGATCGCCGACTACCATGCCCGCGAGGGCGGACTGCTCGCCTACGAGGATCTCGCCGATTTTCACGCCGAGGTGGCGCCGGCGCTGACCACCACGTTCCACGACTACGAAGTCGCGGCGTGCGGTTTCTGGTGCCAGGGCCCGGTGTTCCTCCAGATGCTGAACCTCATCGAGCCCTACGACTGGCCCGCGCTCGGCCACAACACCCCGCGGGCGCTGCACATCCTGGTCGAGGCCATGAAGCTGGCTTTTGCGGATCGCGAGGCCTACTACGGCGACCCGCGCTTCGTGCACGTGCCCGCCGAGGCGCTGCTGTCGAAGGCCTACGCGGACCTGCGCCGCGGGCTGATCCGCGAGGATCGCGCGTGGCCGGACATGCCGCCCGCGGGTGACCCGGAGGGCAAGGCGGCGGTGCGCAACGGTCACGGCGCCGCGTCCAAGGTCGGCGCGCCGTCGGCGGCCGGGACCCTCGACACCTCGTACGTCTCGGTGATCGACGCCGAGGGCAACGCGTTCTCGGCGACGCCCAGCGATCCGGGCGGGGTGGACTCGCCGGTCGTTCCCGGCGTCGGCTGCGTGGTCTCGCCCCGCGGCTCGCAGGGCTGGCTCGTGCCCGGGCACGCGAGCGAGGTGGCGGGGGGCAAGCGGCCGCGGCTGACCCCGGCGCCGTCGATGGTGCTGCGCGACGGGCGCGCCTTCATGGCCTTCGGCACGCCCGGGGGCGACGTGCAGCAGCAGGCCATGCTGCAGGTGCTGCTCAACTCGACCGCATTCGGGATGCGACCGCAGCAGGCCATCGAAGCCCCGCGGCTGGCCACCCGCTCGTTCCCCGATTCGTTCTGGCCGCACACCAACTCGCCGGGCCGGCTCGACGTGGAGGCCCGGATCGCGCCGGACACGCGCGCGGCCCTGGCCCAGCTCGGCCACGTGATCAACGACTGGCCGGACTACGACTGGCGGGCCGGTGCGGTGTGCGCGTCGGTGGTGGGCCCCCACGGCACTCGCCTGGGCGGCGCGGATCCGCGTCGCGGCGCGCACTCGATCGGTTGGTAG
- a CDS encoding SDR family oxidoreductase produces MATLEGRTILITGAARGIGAACARRLAREGARLVLADQDGAGVDTLAGELGQVALRADVTKPADIARMVDEPYRRWGRLDVLFNNAGVIRVQPMFDVTEADWDRVMDVNLRAVFFVLQAVAKRMVTQDLMPGSELRGKLIATASIASYRGGNHLMTPYSASKAGVVSLTRSAAQLLAPERITSNCVCPGAVETPMWEQIDREWGALEGLGQGEAWKRRIRHIPLGRPERAEDVASVVAFLAGPDSDYMTGQAINVDGGIVMGS; encoded by the coding sequence ATGGCCACCCTCGAAGGTCGCACGATATTGATCACCGGCGCCGCCCGCGGAATCGGCGCGGCCTGCGCCCGCCGCCTCGCCCGCGAAGGCGCGCGCCTCGTGCTGGCCGATCAGGACGGCGCAGGGGTGGACACGCTGGCCGGCGAGCTGGGCCAGGTCGCGCTGCGGGCCGACGTCACCAAGCCGGCCGACATCGCGCGCATGGTCGACGAGCCGTACCGGCGCTGGGGCCGGCTCGACGTGCTGTTCAACAACGCCGGCGTCATCCGCGTGCAGCCCATGTTCGACGTGACCGAGGCGGACTGGGACCGCGTGATGGACGTGAACCTCCGCGCGGTGTTCTTCGTGCTTCAGGCGGTGGCGAAGCGCATGGTCACCCAGGACCTGATGCCCGGCTCGGAGCTGCGGGGCAAGCTCATCGCGACCGCGTCCATCGCGTCGTACCGCGGCGGCAACCACCTCATGACGCCGTACTCGGCCTCGAAGGCGGGCGTGGTCAGCCTCACCCGGTCGGCCGCGCAGCTGCTGGCGCCCGAGCGCATCACCTCGAACTGCGTGTGCCCGGGCGCGGTCGAGACGCCGATGTGGGAGCAGATCGACCGCGAGTGGGGCGCCCTGGAAGGGCTCGGGCAGGGCGAGGCGTGGAAGCGCCGCATCCGGCACATCCCCCTCGGGCGGCCGGAGCGGGCCGAGGACGTGGCCAGCGTGGTCGCGTTCCTGGCCGGGCCCGACTCCGACTACATGACCGGGCAGGCGATCAACGTGGACGGCGGAATCGTGATGGGCAGCTGA
- a CDS encoding GAF domain-containing protein has translation MNEPRTSLAALQKDFPFESRLSLGLLIRFWEEQAADPSVRGESARALLNRLRQVPELSRPIDDITLLDVHAPLVDALMSAVFPAAFLERAYMGALIPFTLRSVYGTAAFENIMGADGVLYGSLNLEMAALKDFRLLNAYALALERLYGIEFPVDYPLILTKPEPDSGLERHFKIQFDGRFVEVERLLPIPPLSDDMRKRLAAQALDLDGLAALIPPGSVRFSGFTVVKAADVTDQEVLSSIKRDLIDKESIVSNARFEKLQAKLRTLFRRPELHLSLAAFEGERILLLNSGHQLQQGHGCIFAGSAHGKISDYVGSVYERASRRREPIFVEDVAALTTRSAKEEAILRKGMRSLVVAPLHYQGELIGMLSLTSPNPGDINALLGPRVREVLPLFSMAVRRSVADLHSRVESFIKEQFTAIHPVVEWRFRKAVLESMEHGSEDHEPGGEMDPIVFRDVYPLYAVSDVRGSSTHRAWAIQADLLIQLGLARDVLRAAHDARALPILDQLTHRIDGHVAEIEVTLRSGDELGVMNFLKADVEPLFDHLQTFGDRVRERIDAYRTTVDPGIGLVYARRREFDESITMINEAVSSYIDLEEQAAQDMFPHYFEKQKTDGVDYTVYLGGALREDGSFDPLYLKNMRLWQLMVACGVALRVERLKDRLPVRLDITNLILIQHAPLSIRFRFDEKRFDVDGAYNVRYEIIKKRIDKAIIRGTTERLTQPGKIALVYSHGSEAAEWREYIEYLQRLGYLTRETEDVELDELQGAQGLRALRVTVDLANRELDVPSSAALPRAQGESTPAA, from the coding sequence ATGAACGAGCCACGGACGTCGCTGGCGGCGCTGCAGAAGGATTTCCCGTTCGAGAGTCGGCTGAGCCTCGGCCTGCTGATCCGCTTCTGGGAGGAGCAGGCCGCCGACCCCTCGGTGCGCGGCGAGAGCGCGCGCGCCCTCCTCAACCGGCTGCGGCAGGTTCCCGAGCTGAGCCGTCCCATCGACGACATCACCCTGCTCGACGTCCACGCGCCGCTGGTGGACGCGCTGATGAGCGCGGTGTTCCCCGCCGCGTTCCTCGAGCGCGCGTACATGGGCGCCCTCATCCCGTTCACCCTGCGCAGTGTGTACGGCACCGCCGCCTTCGAGAACATCATGGGCGCCGACGGCGTGCTCTACGGCAGCCTGAACCTCGAGATGGCCGCGCTGAAAGACTTCCGGCTGCTCAACGCCTACGCGCTCGCCCTGGAGCGGCTGTACGGGATCGAGTTCCCGGTGGACTACCCGCTCATCCTGACCAAGCCGGAGCCGGACAGCGGCCTCGAGCGTCACTTCAAGATCCAGTTCGACGGCCGCTTCGTGGAGGTGGAGCGTCTGCTCCCGATTCCCCCGCTCTCCGACGACATGCGCAAGCGGCTGGCCGCGCAGGCCCTGGACCTGGACGGGCTCGCCGCGCTGATCCCGCCCGGGAGCGTGCGCTTCTCGGGCTTCACGGTGGTCAAGGCCGCCGACGTGACGGATCAGGAAGTGCTGTCGTCCATCAAGCGGGACCTGATCGACAAGGAGTCGATCGTCTCGAACGCGCGCTTCGAGAAGCTGCAGGCCAAGCTGCGGACCCTGTTCCGCCGCCCCGAGCTGCACCTGAGCCTGGCCGCCTTCGAGGGCGAACGGATCCTGCTCCTCAACTCCGGGCACCAGCTGCAGCAGGGCCACGGCTGCATCTTCGCGGGCTCCGCCCACGGCAAGATCAGCGACTACGTCGGCTCGGTATACGAGCGGGCGAGCCGGCGCCGCGAGCCGATCTTCGTGGAGGACGTGGCCGCGCTGACCACCCGCTCCGCGAAGGAGGAGGCCATCCTCCGCAAGGGCATGCGCAGCCTGGTGGTCGCCCCGTTGCACTACCAGGGCGAGCTCATCGGCATGCTGAGCCTCACCTCGCCCAATCCGGGCGACATCAACGCCCTTCTGGGCCCGCGCGTGCGCGAGGTCCTCCCGCTCTTCTCGATGGCGGTGCGGCGCAGCGTGGCCGACCTGCACTCCCGCGTCGAGAGCTTCATCAAGGAGCAGTTCACCGCCATCCACCCGGTGGTGGAGTGGCGGTTCCGCAAGGCGGTGCTGGAGAGCATGGAGCACGGCTCCGAAGACCACGAGCCGGGCGGCGAGATGGACCCGATCGTGTTCCGCGACGTCTACCCGCTGTACGCGGTGTCCGACGTCCGGGGCTCTTCCACCCATCGCGCGTGGGCCATCCAGGCCGATCTGCTCATCCAGCTGGGCCTGGCCCGCGACGTGCTCCGGGCCGCGCACGACGCGCGGGCTCTGCCCATCCTCGACCAGCTGACCCATCGCATCGACGGCCACGTGGCCGAGATCGAGGTCACCCTGCGATCCGGCGACGAGCTGGGGGTGATGAACTTCCTGAAGGCCGACGTGGAGCCGCTCTTCGACCACCTGCAGACCTTCGGCGACCGGGTCCGCGAGCGGATCGACGCCTACCGCACCACGGTGGACCCGGGAATCGGCCTGGTCTACGCGCGGCGGCGGGAGTTCGACGAGAGCATCACCATGATCAACGAGGCGGTGTCCTCCTACATCGATCTCGAGGAGCAGGCCGCGCAGGACATGTTCCCGCACTACTTCGAGAAGCAGAAGACGGACGGCGTCGACTACACCGTCTACCTGGGCGGCGCCCTCCGCGAGGACGGCAGCTTCGACCCGCTCTACTTGAAGAACATGCGCCTGTGGCAGCTGATGGTGGCGTGCGGGGTCGCGCTGCGGGTGGAGCGGCTGAAGGACCGGCTGCCGGTGCGGCTCGACATCACCAACCTGATCCTGATCCAGCACGCCCCGCTGTCGATCCGCTTCCGCTTCGACGAGAAGCGCTTCGACGTGGACGGCGCCTACAACGTCCGCTACGAGATCATCAAGAAGCGCATCGACAAGGCGATCATCCGCGGCACCACCGAGCGACTGACCCAGCCCGGCAAGATCGCGCTGGTGTACTCGCACGGGAGCGAGGCCGCGGAGTGGCGCGAGTACATCGAGTACCTGCAGCGGCTCGGCTATCTCACCCGGGAGACCGAGGACGTGGAGCTCGACGAGCTGCAGGGCGCCCAGGGCCTGCGCGCCCTGCGGGTGACGGTGGACCTGGCCAACCGCGAGCTGGACGTCCCGAGCAGCGCCGCCCTGCCCCGCGCCCAGGGCGAGAGCACGCCCGCCGCGTAG
- a CDS encoding MFS transporter, translating to MRASRGKVHYAWVVLGALVGVMLLASGLRAVFGVFIKPMETTFGWDRAALSGAAAVSLLLLGAAGPIVGWLADRWGPRRVIMVSAVVLGVGTLLTARVTALWQVYITAGVLMALGSGGVGMSTGAAMAARWFEGRRGLVMGVVGGAMSAGQLVIIPLAVWLTMTYGWRQSFVYLGILLFVIALPLTLLLRDDPAQMGLRPFGADAPPTSTGAAPTPAATRTSVADAMQVPAFWLLAGTFFVCGYTSNGLVLTHLVPHAAEHGFSEMHAAQALGVMGAMNIVGTVASGWICDRFGRKGPLAFYYGVRGLSLLFLLYVWNVPSLHIFAAVFGLNYISTVPPTTTLTANIFGRYSVGALSGWIYFAHQCGAALGAAVGGWIFQATGSYSWAFTSAALLAFLAVPLALAIKEAPVRRTPSPAPAGLPATAS from the coding sequence GTGAGGGCATCGCGCGGCAAGGTTCACTACGCTTGGGTCGTCCTCGGCGCGCTCGTCGGCGTCATGCTGCTCGCCTCCGGCCTGCGGGCCGTCTTCGGGGTCTTCATCAAGCCGATGGAGACCACCTTCGGCTGGGATCGCGCCGCGCTCTCCGGCGCCGCCGCGGTGTCGCTCCTGCTGCTGGGCGCGGCCGGACCGATCGTGGGCTGGCTCGCGGACCGCTGGGGCCCCCGGCGGGTCATCATGGTCTCGGCCGTCGTGCTCGGCGTGGGCACGCTCCTCACCGCACGCGTCACCGCGCTCTGGCAGGTCTACATCACCGCCGGCGTGCTGATGGCGCTCGGGTCGGGCGGCGTCGGTATGTCCACCGGCGCGGCCATGGCGGCGCGCTGGTTCGAGGGGCGCCGCGGGCTCGTGATGGGGGTCGTGGGCGGCGCGATGTCGGCCGGCCAGCTCGTGATCATCCCGCTGGCGGTCTGGCTCACCATGACCTACGGGTGGCGCCAATCGTTCGTCTACCTCGGCATCCTGCTCTTCGTGATCGCGCTGCCCCTCACGCTGCTCCTGCGCGACGATCCCGCCCAGATGGGCCTGCGCCCGTTCGGGGCCGACGCGCCGCCCACGTCCACCGGCGCCGCGCCGACGCCGGCGGCCACGCGAACGTCGGTGGCCGACGCGATGCAGGTGCCCGCGTTCTGGCTGCTGGCCGGGACGTTCTTCGTCTGCGGCTACACCTCCAACGGCCTGGTGCTGACCCATCTGGTGCCGCACGCCGCCGAGCACGGCTTCAGCGAGATGCACGCCGCGCAGGCTCTGGGCGTGATGGGCGCCATGAACATCGTGGGCACGGTGGCCTCGGGCTGGATCTGCGACCGCTTCGGGCGCAAGGGGCCGCTCGCCTTCTACTACGGGGTGCGGGGCCTCTCCCTGCTCTTCCTGCTGTACGTGTGGAACGTGCCCTCGCTGCACATCTTCGCGGCCGTCTTCGGCCTCAACTACATCTCGACGGTGCCGCCCACCACCACGCTGACCGCCAACATCTTCGGCCGCTACTCGGTGGGCGCGCTCTCCGGCTGGATCTACTTCGCCCACCAGTGCGGGGCGGCCCTGGGCGCCGCGGTCGGCGGCTGGATCTTCCAGGCCACCGGCTCCTACTCGTGGGCATTCACCTCCGCGGCCCTGCTCGCGTTCCTGGCGGTGCCGCTGGCCCTGGCCATCAAGGAGGCGCCGGTGCGGCGGACCCCGAGCCCCGCTCCGGCCGGCCTGCCTGCCACGGCCAGCTGA